In a genomic window of Zestosphaera sp.:
- a CDS encoding rubrerythrin family protein codes for MNLLTELRPLVKEALLSAYAGESMAQSRYRAFEEVAEREGFKNVARLFRAIAFAEQVHARNHLKRMASVMSDQKACGGAPIGLGSTSQNLNLAIMGEEFEVSEMYPTYVAIAEFYGDEAAKRTFRWALEAERIHAELYKKAKEHVDKGEDMPLEGKVWICPVCGHTHVGLEAPEKCPVCGVTRDKYVGF; via the coding sequence GTGAATTTGTTGACTGAGTTACGTCCGCTAGTTAAGGAAGCTTTACTATCCGCGTACGCCGGAGAATCCATGGCTCAATCAAGGTATAGAGCTTTCGAAGAAGTAGCTGAGAGAGAAGGATTTAAGAACGTAGCTAGGCTATTCAGAGCTATAGCATTTGCTGAGCAAGTACACGCACGTAATCACTTAAAGAGGATGGCTTCCGTAATGTCTGATCAGAAAGCCTGTGGTGGTGCACCGATAGGACTTGGTAGCACATCACAAAACCTCAATCTAGCGATAATGGGTGAGGAGTTCGAAGTAAGTGAGATGTACCCCACGTACGTAGCGATAGCGGAATTCTATGGCGACGAGGCAGCAAAGCGAACTTTCAGGTGGGCGTTAGAAGCCGAGAGGATACACGCTGAATTATACAAGAAAGCTAAAGAGCACGTAGATAAGGGCGAAGACATGCCTTTAGAGGGTAAGGTGTGGATATGTCCAGTGTGCGGGCACACACATGTAGGTCTTGAAGCGCCGGAGAAGTGCCCCGTCTGTGGAGTTACCCGAGATAAGTATGTTGGTTTTTAA
- a CDS encoding ABC transporter ATP-binding protein, with translation MRVAVKVSELTKRFSNNIAVNRVSFDVKFGEAYGLLGPNGAGKSTLLSMIIGVIEPDEGTVEILGGEVKNPEIRSKINYCPQDPALYDNLTGLENLMFYSGLYGITGKKALERAKRLIKRVGLEGYANKPVKTYSGGMKKRLNLAAALINEPSILILDEPTTGMDPRVRREVWQLLNEIKGSDRAIIFSTHYMDEAEVLSDKVAIMDSGKIIVEGRTEDLKKRYAPKPVISIELLNSSDQHKARKVLDRYLEPGDIVVTDSSIRVYHEDPDTLLPQISLDLFKIGVRIVSVRIVKPTLEDVFLRLTGRRIEEN, from the coding sequence ATGAGGGTAGCTGTTAAAGTAAGCGAACTTACGAAGAGATTTAGTAACAATATTGCAGTAAATAGAGTTAGTTTTGACGTTAAGTTTGGCGAGGCTTACGGACTTCTCGGACCGAATGGTGCCGGGAAGTCAACTCTACTTTCAATGATTATTGGTGTGATCGAGCCTGACGAGGGAACTGTTGAGATACTAGGCGGTGAAGTGAAAAATCCAGAGATTAGATCTAAAATTAATTACTGTCCTCAGGACCCAGCTCTATATGATAATCTAACTGGTTTAGAGAATCTAATGTTTTATTCTGGGTTATATGGAATAACAGGGAAGAAAGCGCTTGAGAGAGCTAAAAGACTAATAAAGAGGGTAGGATTAGAAGGATATGCGAATAAGCCGGTAAAAACTTATTCCGGCGGGATGAAGAAGAGGCTGAATCTCGCCGCCGCATTAATAAATGAACCGAGCATCCTCATATTGGATGAGCCTACAACAGGTATGGATCCGCGGGTGAGGAGAGAGGTCTGGCAATTACTAAATGAAATTAAGGGTTCAGATAGAGCGATAATATTCTCAACGCATTACATGGATGAGGCTGAGGTCCTGTCTGATAAGGTGGCTATTATGGATTCCGGTAAGATAATAGTTGAGGGAAGAACTGAAGATTTAAAGAAGCGCTATGCTCCTAAGCCTGTGATAAGCATTGAACTCCTTAACTCAAGTGACCAGCATAAGGCTAGAAAAGTACTAGACAGATATCTTGAACCAGGAGATATTGTAGTGACTGACTCTTCTATAAGAGTATATCATGAGGATCCAGATACTCTTCTACCTCAAATATCTCTTGACCTCTTCAAGATCGGAGTTAGAATAGTTTCTGTAAGGATTGTTAAGCCGACGCTTGAAGACGTTTTCCTAAGGTTAACTGGTAGGAGGATTGAGGAGAATTGA
- a CDS encoding AAA family ATPase, which produces MRVDEVVTKVQKFEEELRRPFVGRDEESRVVVLALLTGEHAILIGEPGCVTGDTIISSDDGRLSYIEDVAKNLAPGIYTTSLSVFPSGRATELHVYDVWETYEIITERGFRIRGTINHPVMTRRGWVELRDLKKGDEVRILNKLSSPPSYVPIPGVEHLIMKYGLRVSRVLDEKTAELLGIFYTRGRFLSSESIGLERGSNGVDLLHKLTDLLEGVLGPETCSVDSASKLMIECTSTRLIRFFELLVDSVNGRVPRLILLSPNSVSEAFLRGVFESADLVVGGEVPRLVLRSRSRLFLEGIQLLLLRSGISSTILDCKDNLSTCDSYELIVEGWRDLRMFLTKVGFMSESKKRRLISLIKPVELSEGLQSSLDWDVVKFVRRVEELVRVYDFHVPGTHAFFTNGLLSHNTAKSALVRRAAELLNAKFFKYLLTRYTEPSELFGPLDIRALEEGRYVRLTSGKLPDAQIAFLDEIFKANSAILNALNTLLQERILYDGFTELRVDLWTLFGASNEVPEDPEIQSVYDRFLLRHFVRPVQEDLWRNLLRASWELERQASLSLKSGDGGRLLSIGEIKKINERLFDVDLSGVESKLLRLLAALESRGIHLTDRRKGKSLKIVAANAILNGRTYAVEEDLLSIKYVAVRDWEDIEKVSAVLAEELKTPFKYVRELSEIRANLRELLQYVKSLENIESSFVAAKFENIERELEITKAKVINIIRESQDSQVLRLGEDVLHLIDSIVEIVSRKVGRVE; this is translated from the coding sequence TTGAGGGTAGATGAGGTAGTTACTAAGGTTCAGAAGTTTGAGGAGGAGTTGAGGAGGCCTTTCGTAGGTAGAGATGAGGAGTCTAGAGTAGTTGTTCTCGCTCTACTTACGGGAGAACACGCAATCCTCATTGGAGAGCCTGGCTGCGTCACGGGAGACACTATAATATCTTCTGATGATGGGAGACTTTCCTACATAGAAGACGTAGCTAAGAACTTAGCTCCCGGAATCTACACGACAAGTCTTTCGGTCTTCCCTTCCGGCAGAGCTACTGAGCTCCACGTGTATGACGTGTGGGAGACTTACGAAATAATTACTGAGAGAGGCTTCAGAATAAGAGGGACTATTAACCACCCAGTAATGACTAGGCGAGGCTGGGTTGAGCTAAGAGACCTTAAGAAAGGCGATGAAGTGAGGATTCTAAATAAGCTGTCTTCTCCTCCTAGCTACGTGCCTATACCCGGCGTGGAACATCTTATCATGAAGTATGGTCTTAGAGTGAGTAGAGTGTTAGATGAAAAGACTGCCGAATTATTAGGGATTTTCTATACTCGCGGTCGCTTCTTGAGTAGCGAGTCAATAGGCTTAGAAAGAGGGAGTAACGGAGTCGATTTACTCCATAAATTAACAGACTTGCTTGAGGGGGTCTTAGGCCCGGAGACTTGCTCAGTTGATTCAGCGAGTAAGTTAATGATTGAGTGCACATCTACACGCTTAATCAGGTTCTTTGAGTTACTTGTTGATTCCGTGAACGGGCGTGTGCCTAGACTCATACTTTTATCGCCTAATAGCGTGTCTGAAGCTTTCTTGAGAGGAGTTTTTGAGAGTGCTGATTTAGTGGTGGGTGGGGAGGTTCCTCGCCTAGTCTTGAGAAGCAGGAGTAGATTATTCTTAGAAGGAATTCAGTTGTTGCTGTTACGTAGTGGTATTTCATCAACTATTCTCGACTGTAAAGATAACTTAAGCACTTGTGATTCTTACGAACTTATAGTAGAGGGTTGGAGAGATTTAAGAATGTTCTTAACTAAGGTAGGCTTTATGTCAGAAAGTAAGAAGCGCAGGCTTATCTCATTAATTAAGCCTGTTGAGTTAAGTGAGGGTCTCCAGAGTAGTCTCGATTGGGACGTCGTCAAGTTTGTGAGACGTGTTGAGGAGTTGGTGAGGGTCTATGATTTCCACGTGCCCGGAACTCACGCGTTCTTCACTAATGGTTTGTTATCTCATAATACAGCTAAATCAGCTTTGGTTAGGAGGGCTGCTGAACTACTTAACGCCAAGTTCTTCAAATACTTGCTGACTAGGTACACAGAGCCTTCAGAGCTTTTCGGACCCCTAGACATTAGGGCACTTGAAGAAGGTAGGTACGTTAGGTTGACTTCAGGTAAGTTGCCTGACGCTCAGATAGCTTTCTTAGACGAGATATTCAAGGCTAACTCAGCCATCTTGAACGCTCTCAATACACTTCTTCAAGAAAGGATACTCTACGACGGATTCACGGAACTGAGAGTAGATTTATGGACTCTTTTTGGCGCCAGCAACGAGGTGCCTGAAGACCCTGAGATTCAGTCTGTTTATGACAGGTTCCTACTAAGACATTTCGTGAGACCCGTTCAAGAAGACTTATGGAGAAATCTGCTGAGGGCTTCTTGGGAGCTAGAGAGACAGGCTTCGTTAAGTCTTAAGAGCGGGGACGGCGGCAGACTACTCAGTATAGGAGAAATCAAGAAGATTAACGAGAGATTGTTTGATGTAGACTTAAGCGGCGTTGAGAGTAAGTTGCTGAGGCTTCTAGCCGCTCTAGAGAGTAGGGGCATTCACTTAACTGATAGACGTAAAGGCAAGTCTCTAAAGATTGTAGCAGCTAACGCTATACTGAACGGCAGGACTTATGCAGTAGAAGAAGATTTACTCTCGATCAAGTACGTGGCCGTGAGAGACTGGGAAGATATAGAGAAGGTCAGTGCAGTCTTGGCTGAAGAACTGAAGACTCCCTTCAAGTACGTGAGAGAATTGAGTGAGATAAGAGCTAACTTAAGGGAACTACTTCAATATGTGAAGTCCCTAGAGAACATAGAGAGTTCCTTCGTTGCAGCTAAGTTCGAGAATATTGAGAGAGAGCTGGAAATAACTAAAGCTAAGGTAATCAACATTATTAGAGAATCACAGGATTCTCAAGTTCTTAGACTGGGGGAAGACGTGCTACACCTAATAGATAGCATCGTGGAGATCGTCAGCAGGAAGGTCGGTCGAGTTGAGTAG
- a CDS encoding transcriptional regulator translates to MRSYCEVYVRDVLPSLRLYLAEKLVRDYGLTQLEVSRMLGISQPLVNYVVNKRRKPKMLEKLANIPRIKDIIDQKARELAIKGANSGGLACDFCIVLRKEGLADQIIKSLNYEICKCAERELTARS, encoded by the coding sequence ATGAGGTCTTACTGTGAGGTCTATGTTAGAGATGTGTTGCCTTCACTCAGGCTCTACTTAGCTGAGAAGCTAGTACGAGATTATGGCTTGACTCAGCTAGAGGTGTCGCGCATGCTAGGTATTTCTCAACCACTCGTTAATTACGTGGTGAATAAAAGAAGAAAGCCGAAGATGTTAGAGAAGCTGGCTAACATACCGAGAATTAAAGACATAATAGATCAGAAAGCTAGAGAGCTGGCTATAAAAGGAGCTAATTCTGGAGGTCTAGCCTGCGATTTCTGTATCGTATTGAGAAAAGAGGGTTTAGCAGATCAAATTATTAAGTCCTTAAATTACGAGATATGTAAGTGTGCTGAAAGAGAACTCACCGCTAGGTCATGA
- a CDS encoding GTPase: protein MVRFGEMLLANWRLVKELLETVDVALEVVDVRDPLSTRSKRFERLCSGLGIKYVVVLNKSDLVPRDVVRAWIKYFEEVEGMRAVPISAQKRLGTLKLRKIIRRLSDKKPLIVGVFGMPKVGKSTLINTWAGRHAARTSPYPGTPGYTKKAQLFNVGGGVYLLDTPGIIPVEGDEIEVTIRMNPIDTIKNPVATAVGLIKRIASHNPKAFREAYGIDSSDPDIILRELAFKRGWVYKSDKEPVITESAKLIIRDYLDGKIRFYVLPP, encoded by the coding sequence TTGGTAAGGTTCGGCGAGATGCTACTAGCTAATTGGAGACTCGTTAAGGAGCTCTTAGAAACAGTTGATGTTGCTCTAGAGGTAGTTGATGTTAGAGACCCCTTAAGTACTAGAAGCAAGAGATTCGAGAGACTCTGTAGTGGGTTAGGGATCAAGTATGTGGTAGTGTTGAATAAATCGGACCTCGTGCCGCGTGACGTGGTACGTGCTTGGATTAAGTATTTCGAAGAAGTTGAGGGTATGAGGGCAGTGCCTATCTCGGCTCAGAAGAGGCTAGGTACACTCAAGTTGAGAAAGATTATTAGGAGACTTAGTGACAAAAAGCCGTTAATAGTGGGAGTTTTCGGCATGCCTAAAGTAGGCAAGTCAACGCTCATCAACACTTGGGCAGGCAGACACGCAGCCAGAACGTCCCCCTATCCCGGAACACCTGGTTACACTAAGAAAGCCCAGCTATTTAACGTGGGCGGCGGAGTCTACCTACTTGATACTCCAGGGATAATACCTGTTGAAGGAGACGAGATAGAAGTGACTATAAGAATGAATCCAATAGATACTATAAAAAATCCAGTCGCTACAGCAGTAGGTTTGATAAAGAGAATAGCATCTCACAACCCCAAAGCATTTAGAGAGGCTTACGGAATTGACAGTTCTGACCCTGACATCATATTACGGGAGCTGGCCTTCAAAAGAGGGTGGGTCTATAAGAGTGATAAAGAACCAGTAATTACTGAATCAGCAAAGCTGATTATTAGAGACTACCTAGACGGGAAAATAAGATTTTACGTCTTACCCCCATAG
- a CDS encoding VWA domain-containing protein codes for MSRGFLLGVDYEDPVIRYRGEKIIKLSSKLGLKKEFITTELATDFFYTLYLPHALVSESPEASNLHYSLVKALNESRELLEIKKHTILDSFISTLTTIAILQYFIELLEDKKELIDVKELRGSQNEILKSVLRESLKSVTREVETMKKLERLYTTGIQPGVGSEFDLEEDAEKVLRLARMTDVSKILEVLSLVPDVVKKTRKKYEKFNRGEFNGYDLGSDLERLVPAQLALPRKYLLLSYAESKLLLYDKKISKSLGPLYLLTDKSGSMEGEKIEWAKATAIALLIKSRREVREFYLRFFDGAPHDLIRISRKASFSEFLNLIRNLARVKSGGGTDITKAITTACDDIICSGLIKRDSDIVVITDGEDTLSVTTLRRKLKQANARLFSVMIQGDNKDLKMLSERYLTVSTLDKDTILKIVEG; via the coding sequence TTGAGTAGAGGTTTTCTGCTAGGAGTTGATTATGAAGACCCAGTAATTAGGTACAGGGGAGAGAAAATAATCAAGCTCTCATCCAAGCTAGGACTGAAAAAAGAATTTATTACTACTGAACTAGCTACAGACTTCTTCTATACTCTCTACTTGCCTCACGCCTTAGTAAGCGAGAGTCCTGAGGCAAGCAACTTACACTACAGTCTAGTCAAGGCTTTGAACGAGTCTAGAGAGTTGCTGGAAATTAAGAAACATACAATACTAGACTCTTTCATATCTACACTCACGACAATCGCTATACTCCAGTACTTTATCGAATTACTTGAAGATAAGAAAGAACTAATTGATGTGAAGGAGTTAAGAGGATCTCAAAACGAGATTCTGAAGTCTGTGCTGAGAGAATCTTTAAAGAGCGTGACGCGAGAAGTCGAGACTATGAAGAAGCTTGAGCGCCTCTACACGACAGGGATTCAGCCAGGTGTTGGGAGCGAGTTTGATTTAGAAGAGGATGCTGAGAAGGTTTTAAGGCTTGCTAGAATGACTGACGTCAGCAAAATTCTAGAGGTTCTTTCACTAGTGCCCGACGTCGTCAAGAAAACTAGGAAAAAATATGAGAAATTCAATAGAGGCGAATTTAACGGTTATGACTTAGGTAGTGACTTGGAGAGACTAGTCCCCGCGCAGCTGGCACTTCCTCGTAAGTACCTCTTATTAAGTTATGCCGAGTCTAAGCTCTTGCTCTACGACAAGAAGATCAGTAAGTCCTTGGGTCCTCTCTACCTACTTACGGATAAGTCTGGCAGTATGGAGGGAGAGAAGATAGAGTGGGCTAAAGCAACAGCTATAGCTTTACTCATAAAGTCTAGGAGAGAGGTACGTGAGTTTTACTTAAGGTTTTTTGATGGAGCTCCACACGATTTAATAAGAATTTCTAGGAAAGCAAGCTTTTCTGAGTTCTTGAATCTCATAAGAAATTTAGCCAGGGTTAAGAGTGGCGGAGGAACAGACATAACTAAGGCTATAACTACTGCCTGCGACGACATAATCTGTAGTGGCTTAATAAAGAGAGACTCCGATATAGTAGTCATAACAGACGGTGAAGACACCCTATCTGTGACAACCCTAAGAAGAAAACTAAAGCAAGCAAACGCTAGACTATTTTCAGTCATGATACAAGGAGACAACAAAGACTTAAAGATGCTGAGCGAGAGGTACCTGACAGTAAGCACATTAGACAAAGACACTATACTGAAGATAGTTGAAGGCTAA